The genome window CatagtttttccttctctctATCTACATTAGACAATTTAGCTCCAAGAGGGGTGAactattaaataaaaaaattagtaatttgttatattatatgcCTCTTAGAATTAAAGGGTTCAAGAAAATTAATATAGACtaataaaatagaacacTCATATGTAATCatcagaaattttaaattactttatataataaataaagaataaagagagttccaaaaaatgtaatacatATTGAAAGAGggattataattattttagaaGGACATTCTCTACACGATATTTGTCGTTCTGGTGAAGAATACGCATTATAGTTGCCATTGTAAGGATATGTTACAGGAAAAGTATATTCTTCAGAAGGGATATATTCTGAaagatgatttttttttttacatttagaACACTGTTTATTAATTGCATTGCAGTTTCTAGATAATGCCAGTGGATTTATTCTGAATATATCTAAAGGTGGAGTACAATCATGTTTTTCAGGAACATATTTGTAACACGTAAGAGGAAGGAACTGTTCAGGAATATAGGCATTTCCAGCGTATAATTCCTGCCTCTCACAATACTTATTATCTTCTTGCTTTTCATTCAACGTATcccataatttttcaattgtTTCGTTCCATAATTTTAGATTTCCTTGACATTTACTTCCATATGTGTAGAAACTTTTCCTTTGGTCTAGCCATCTATTCAACACTTCGCaatcaatattattttttctggttGCATCTTcacttaaatattttttgtaatctTCAAAATTATCTACAAGATATAAGGCAACATGTCTTAAAATAGGATCTTCAATGCTTTTAATTTGatctatatatttattataatggGTGAATGTCGTTCGAACCTTATTAAATGCTTCAGAGAAATATCGACCACATAGTTTTGCctataagtaaaaaaaagaaaagaaaaaaataaatattttttttatataatataatagtaTTATAATATAGATTTAGAATAatgatattatatttatattaggTTGGTTGTATGTAATTTTCGGAAAAAttcttgaaaaaataaatgtaccTCCTTCAAATCTTCAGGACATTCATAGTGGtattccttcttcatttttaaatgatttcgttgggaaataaataactggttaatataaaaatatacactaTTGTATAAGTTTTCATATTATATGTGGAAAACATATCTAAGGaagcatttttataatgCATGCGACAGAT of Plasmodium cynomolgi strain B DNA, scaffold: 0873, whole genome shotgun sequence contains these proteins:
- a CDS encoding hypothetical protein (putative) translates to AKLCGRYFSEAFNKVRTTFTHYNKYIDQIKSIEDPILRHVALYLVDNFEDYKKYLSEDATRKNNIDCEVLNRWLDQRKSFYTYGSKCQGNLKLWNETIEKLWDTLNEKQEDNKYCERQELYAGNAYIPEQFLPLTCYKYVPEKHDCTPPLDIFRINPLALSRNCNAINKQCSKCKKKNHLSEYIPSEEYTFPVTYPYNGNYNAYSSPERQISCRECPSKIIIIPLSICITFFGTLFILYLLYKVI